The Anoplolepis gracilipes chromosome 17, ASM4749672v1, whole genome shotgun sequence genome window below encodes:
- the LOC140674960 gene encoding deubiquitinase OTUD6B codes for MTDPALTEEELTQKHKKERKELQALIQTLKKSICKGDKKKKKEVTEEIGRLEETLEKRQAEELNTWRLSHVTLNDQQTEPASEEVSKDNSLEQSTHRISKAQKRREKKAIAEKERNQRIIEQEALNIYGKRNVEMEAIKEILSKQNLMIYEIPSDGHCLYNAVAHQLKINGETPLSLDDLRTKTADYLRKNMNDFLPFLSNPDSEDLLTPEEYEKYCNDVAETSAWGGAVELQVLSHILKRPIEVIQATGAPYIIGDEYSNGKKVTLTYHRHMYELGAHYNSVTKCVQEEES; via the exons atgacAGATCCAGCGTTAACAGAGGAGGAATTAACGCAAAAACACAAAAAGGAACGAAAGGAGTTGCAAG CACTGATACAAACTTTGAAGAAGTCCATTTGCAAAGGTgacaagaagaaaaagaaagaggttACAGAAGAGATAGGACGTTTAGAGGAAACCTTAGAAAAACGACAAGCGGAAGAATTGAATACATGGAGATTGTCACATGTTACTCTAAACGATCAACAGACAGAGCCTGCAAGCGAAGAAGTTAGTAAGGACAACAGTTTGGAACAGTCCACACATAGAATTTCCAAAGCacagaagagaagagaaaaaaaggcaATTGCGGAAAAGGAACGCAATCAGAGAATTATCGAACAGGAGGCACTTAACATCTATGGGAAAAGAAATGTTGAAATGGAGGCCATAAAGGAAATTCTTTCCAAACAAAACTTGATGATCTATGAAATCCCCAGCGATGGCCACTG TTTATATAACGCTGTGGCACATCAACTCAAGATAAATGGGGAAACACCTCTGAGCTTAGATGATCTCAGAACAAAGACTGCTGATTATTTGAGGAAAAACATGAATGATTTTCTACCATTCCTCTCTAATCCAGACTCCGAGGATCTATTAACGCCCGAAGAGTACGAAAAGTACTGCAATGATGTAGCTGAAACAAGTGCTTGGGGTGGTGCTGTCGAg CTGCAAGTGTTGTCACATATATTGAAACGTCCAATCGAAGTCATACAAGCTACAGGAGCTCCATACATCATTGGAGACGAATACAGTAATGGTAAAAAGGTAACATTGACTTATCATCGTCATATGTACGAGTTAGGCGCTCATTATAACTCTGTTACAAAATGCGTTCAGGAAGAGGAAAGCTGA